One Dromiciops gliroides isolate mDroGli1 chromosome 3, mDroGli1.pri, whole genome shotgun sequence DNA segment encodes these proteins:
- the LOC122748240 gene encoding carcinoembryonic antigen-related cell adhesion molecule 4-like, with product MVTPSGWHRPMESPSEASHIGGSPWKGLLITAAVLSTWIQSESTQSTKMRVEPSPPYGMVGGSITLSILGLTAEPTRYTWFRNTADEANTIVTYNVQTRQQTPSHGRETVFHNGSLLITNLTLSDSDKYLVTIFSAVPDGGTNYQLSILSSHLQVYDSNSRGKVTAGIVIGVLAGAALIGALIYVLFIRKIRGASQGMLGDPGPEGNTQLAQKRRQAPESNIYWPQESTHSPQGLGSTPTSSAAAPENVYQALDVSKVAIYDSFDAMRKPQTKEGGRSP from the exons ATGGTCACACCTAGTGGGTGGCACAGACCAATGGAGAGCCCCTCAGAAGCTTCCCACATTGGGGGCAGCCCCTGGAAGGGGCTCCTGATCACAG cCGCTGTCCTCAGCACCTGGATCCAGTCAGAGTCTACTCAGTCAACTAAAATGAGAGTGGAGCCCAGCCCACCCTATGGCATGGTGGGGGGCAGCATCACCTTGTCCATCCTGGGGCTCACAGCGGAACCTACAAGATATACTTGGTTCAGAAACACGGCAGATGAGGCCAACACGATTGTGACCTACAATGTCCAGACAAGACAGCAGACACCATCCCATGGTCGAGAGACTGTGTTCCACAACGGCTCTCTGCTcatcaccaacctcaccctcAGTGACAGCGATAAATACCTAGTAACGATTTTTTCTGCCGTTCCGGATGGTGGGACAAATTATCAGTTATCTATTCTAAGTTCACATTTGCAAGTCTATG ATTCGAATTCCAGAGGAAAGGTCACGGCTGGCATTGTGATTGGAGTCCTGGCTGGGGCGGCTCTAATTGGGGCCCTCATCTATGTCCTGTTCATCAGAAAGATTAGAGG AGCTTCACAAGGGATGCTGGGAGATCCAGGTCCAGAAGGGAACACTCAACTAGCTCAGAAACGCA gacAGGCTCCAGAAAGTAATATTTACTGGCCACAAGAGTCAACTCATTCTCCACAG GGCCTGGGCTCCACACCCACCTCCTCAGCAGCAGCCCCTGAAAATGTGTACCAG GCACTAGATGTTAGCAAAGTGGCCATTTATGACAGCTTTGATGCCATGAGAAAGCCTCAAaccaaggaaggagggagaagtcCTTAG